aagttcaattttattatacaattaaaaaaaaaacgatttttttttgaaagattATTATCGAGAATTTTAAGGTCATAGAGGTTTACATGACCTGCACGAGAGTTGAAAGTGCCAATTACTTTGCAGCTTGTCGCTTAAGTTTTGTGAGTCACACGAGATACcgttttttttgacaacaattagcttaaaataataaattatgtgCTTTAGTAGCTCGAATTGTATTTGAGCTTACGctatataaatgttttgacTTTTCAATAGAAATCATCAGTTGTCTCACGAGCAATAATCCAaaataaccaaattaaaatggcattccGTTTCATTTTTGTCTTTATTGCCACAATCGTCCTGGCCCAAGGATCAATAATTTCTCCAGTCGAACAGGAGGGTCTTGTGGGAGTCCATCACTCTGGAGTGGTTTCAGCTGGAGCTCCAGTGGCGGGTGTTCCACGTGGCCATTCAGCTGCTCCCCAGCCCCATCGTCCTGCCAGCGGTCATGGGCCCCTCGCTGGTCCAGTTGGTGGATCCCGTCGATTGAGTGGAGCTGGAGTGGCCGGACCTCGTTCTCATGGTGGTGCCCCTCGTCGGCCTTCTGCTGGAGCTCATGGTCGTCCACTTGGAGGTGCAGCCGGCCACGGAAACGCTCACCAGAACCGCAACCGCAACCAGAAACCTTATTAATAAACTCCTTAAATCTACCATCTACTGATCTGGAGAAATTGTTTTAGAGACCACATTTTATATTCACCTACTTGTCCTTTCTACTATTTCCCCTTACTAACCTTAACAACTtctgcaaataataaaaattgttctaaaaaaaaagtgagtttttacttttttgttatGGGGtgaaaatgatatttttaaaacataatgttttgttatgaaaaattatgttgttCGGCTAGGGTACAGTTTTTTCGAAAAAGTTCCCAGCAGCTTTTATCCTAATAGAGGTATGAAAGGAATATCAAAGTTAAGagacaaaatacaaatatatccCTAGATCACTAAATTAAGTTGAAATAGTATTTGCTTTAAATGATATACCGAACTATGCCTTTCAGCAAAGATTATACAATACCAAacaattgtaaaaatattgtttttatcctTCTCTGTGAAACCAATTCACCTTTACCAGGtcgtaataaaaaatattctaaagatcttaaaaaatgtatttattcggaataagtaaaataaaggTATCAAAAATGCTCATTATACGGAGTAATTAAGCTCTTGTAATGTGATCTTACTGCTCATATTATAAAGCATTGGGTActatacatttaatttgactAAATCTATattaagtaaacattttttttaccacattttttataaaacaagtgagttatacaaaatgatataaaataaaattataatcaaatcaaaaagcTTTAACGTTATTTACAAAACTAGATTTACAAAACTCTACACAAACTggagtttgttttattttgtggaggtaaaatttttaaagttgtatggaaacgtttgtttttatactcactcagaagttttcaacgcagtgaagtagacatttccgaccctataaaaaatatatatgttatagtATGTGTGCCGACCACtgctttaaattgaaaatagaaCTCTAACAAAGCTAACAGATAGTAACTCGATTTTGTATAACCTTTATAACCGTTATTGATTAACCAGAACtcaagttaaaaatataagagGCATGAAACAGGTGAAAAGCCTGCTTACTGTTTAGCAATTTACCtgcatttattaatatatatttttaaattattattacttaagCGAGTATATTTTGCATGgattatctttaaaatattgcacagaattttggcaaagtaaaacaaaataccttaaaaataagcattaaataatatatatcttaaaaataagcaTACACGAATATTCAGTTACTTTTGAGTTCGCtgaaatgtaaacaatttaCTTAGAACGAGATAATAAGATCAGTGAACTTaggttgttttttaaaaagttcagAGGTCGAAGTTCCTAAGCAGCTGGGTCAAGTTAAAAAGTTCTCTGGCACACGTGTCTCCATCccattaataataatttattaagtgCTTTTGTATTTTATGTTCAGATTTGTATATTTTCCAGGTTGACTATAAAAGCATTCATTTTCCACATTAGAAGTATCAGTTTCACTCCAAGTAACCCAAGCAAAATGGCATCCCGCTTCATTGTTTTCTTCAGTGCCATAATTGTCCTGGCTCAAGGATCAAATGTTTTGCCCATCGAGCAGGAAGCGGAGGTGGCAGTCCACTATAGCGTCGTGTCGTCTGGAGCTCCGGTTGTCGTCGTTTCCCAAGGACATCCGTCTGTTCACCAGCCCCAGCGTCCAATCTATAGTCATGGCCCTGTGTCGGTTCCGCTTGGAGGACCTCATCGTGTGATCGGATCAGGATTGGCCGGACCTCGTTCCTATGTTGCTGCTCCCCTTCGTCCGGCACCGGTATCCTACGTTCGTCCCGCTACCGTGGTCATTCCTGCTCCCCGAGTGGTTGTTGGTCCTGCGGTTCCCATCCGCCATCCCCATGGAGTGGCTGCCCCAATTATTGTTGGATCCGGACACGGCAATGTCCATCAGATCCGTCATCACGGCCAGAAACCCTACTAAGATGCCAATCACCAAACAGACTCAATTCTAGTAACGATAACAAAATCATAACAAAAATGCAAGCTTATTATAACCCCATCTTGTAAACCCTCTTAACCCAAAAATGGAAAGAAAAGTTGTATGCCAACATATTGTTTCTGTCATTTGAGTAGtggtaataaaaaaacaaatattaaatatatttacttttttaatgtaataacGAATATTAAATCCTGCAACTATAACAGTGTTATAAACaacaatattacatttttagtgGATTAACGAAGTGGATAACAACAAGTCGAAACGGAATGTCAATCTGCCGTTATCAATAGATAGTATATAAAAAGcaatgtataaattttatttcacgcGGGTCGGGAACAAGACgcttttgaaatttattttacgcCACGTTGCATGGTAATAAAGCCAAAGCGCCGCTTTGTTGTCAATATAGATTATATAAACCAGATTATTATGCATATTAAAATTAGACGTTTAGCGATTTGAAATGGTGTAATTGACATTTGCTCCAGTTAATTGGCAGCTGTTTATAAGGAACATTTTTTGGAGAAGTTCTCATAGGAACCAGCACCACCTCGATTCATCATGAAGCTCTGTTTGGGAACGTTGGCTCTTCTTCTTGTGACACTTGTAGGAATCGACGCCCAACCTAATACGCAGCAATGGATAAAAGTTTCGGGACCACGACAGCGGTAAAATTTGTTAATGCATGATGAGAAGGCAGTAAAACTGtatatgcaataaataaacaaaaaatgtgctCAGGCTTTTCCTCGAAAGTTTTCACGTCATTGTGAAACTTGTTACGCATAAGTTGCACGAAGAAAAAGCAAGGCGAAGtccaaaatgtaattttttgtatattttttatgctttCTGCATATTTTGAATATGGAGTCTGAAAAGTAGACATTTAACGATTTGAAATGGTGTAGTTCACATTAGTTCCATTTATTTCTAGGTATTgatagaaaaaattttttttggtaaagttTTAATAGTTCAACTAGTTTTCAGTTCCACTTCGACTTATCATAAAGTTGTATTTATGAATTGTAGATCATCTTCTTGATCTGATAGTCCCAATAGGCACATGGACAAAATATGATGTGAATCTAAAATGATGCAATGACAGGAAAAATGCATGGACAATGACTACAAAAATGTAACCTATTACTATAAGTATTTcgacataataaataaattctgaacacattttttttactgccCAGAGTTTCTTCCAAAAAGTGTAAGATTAtcatttcttaaataataattaaatgttacataaattttagatatcttatgtaaacaaatagttttgttaaactaaaaaataattcaaatgcTTGCAATAAAAATCGTCTAAACTTAACattcataaattataatagcATGTTGATGATTGAAATGAACTGCATTTTAAAGTAAGTGAAGTTCGGAGTacttaatttaagaaaactggATCAGAGTGGAAACTCCagtaaaaatgttatttattacgCTTTCAGGTCAGCGATTACCCTTAAGTAATTAAATGCgagatataaaaatttaattgaaaattggttgccatctttattttatttaaattaattttatggcttATAAAAAAGCAAGCATATTCCGAAGTTTCCATCAGTTGTCTAACAAACATCTAAAAATTTATCTCAGTTAccctctaaaaaaaaaggaataaataTGACATCCCGTTTCGTAGTTGTCCTCAGTGTCTTGGTCGTCCTTGCCCAGGGATCGCACATTTCGCCAGTGGAGCCGGAGTCCCCCGTTGAAGCCCATTCTGCCGGAGGTGTTTCGTCGGGAGCTGCAATTAGTTTTCCCGAAGTGCGTCCAGCCTCCGGATCGCAGGCGCAACCTTCAGCTCCACGTCCCGTGTCTGCTCCTCGTCCTGTGATTGCCCCTCGTCCTGTGGCAGCTCCTCGTCTCGTTGCTGCTTCTGCTCGTCGCCAGGCAGGATCTCATTCTCGACCAGCTGTCATTGTCAACGTTGGTCGTCCCATTGGCGGAGGAGTTGGCCATGCCCAGAGTCGCAATCGTATCCAGAAACCTTACTAAATGAAATAGTAAAATGAGACACCGCACATTTCCTGAGACATGTCAGATTTGTTAATCCAATAAAACGCACTCGCCAAATCAAACGTGTATTTAACAATAACTTAacatttatagttttaaaagagaatttcatttataaaaaaaagattaaactGCTAATCAAAAACCATTTATCTAAacttttaaaacctttttttcataataataaataatgttaaagACTTTTAGAGAAAAcagattttaattataaaatatttaactttttgtttattcgtcaaattatgtaaaataaaaattatataaagaaaaaaatttcataCCTTCCAAATTTGAAACCTAACAAAATGACAATACAAGATATCAATATGAGaaaattgtagttttatttctttacaccacgatttttaaatttatttttttttaagtaaaataataattaaaatatcgtcaatatcagatattttaataaaatataagcgAAATTAGTTTTCgacaacaaatttttaatacaaactTCAAGACTAGATAACGAGACTTAAAATGACTGGTGACTTTGGCACTTCACTTTCAGATTTTACAGACTTACTTAACAATTCGCTTTGGGCCAACAActaccaaaaaatgtttaaaccaTATTTTGGGTGCTTAGCTGGTCGCTAATACTTTAATTGCTGCATTAACCAGTTCATTAAAAGTGCGATTGGTGTTAAGAATTATCTACTGGCAATAAACTGTGCATCGTTAAATTTGTTGCTGATTTTAATCATAATGTTTGATGCCATCCCCACCATTCTAAAATAAGTATTACAcgttttatatgattttttctATAACAATTGTTATAATTTGCAGTAGATGGGTAAgtgaaaatcatttaaaaaaagtacaaaaaaggCTAAGATCGTAATAAATTTTGTCATTTGCTGAAGGTGTATGGATAGTCCTAATAGGGCTTGCGATTGCGATTCTGGTGAACGTTTCCGTGGCCAGCTGCACCTCCAAGTGGACGACCATGAGCTCCAGCAGAAGGACGTCGAACAGCTCCATGAGGACGGGATCCAGCAACTCCAGCCCCGCTCAATCGACGTGATCCTCCAACTGGACCAGAGATTGATCCATGACCGGAGGCGGGACGTTGGGATTGGGGAGCAGCCGAATGGCCACGTGGAACGCCCACCACTGGAGCTCCAGACGAAACCACTCCAGAGTGATGGACTCCAGCCAACGACTCGTGCTCCACAGATGACAAATACGATCCTTGAGCCAGGACAATCAGGGCACTGATCACGAAAACATAACGGAATGCCATTTTATTTGCTGAATATTCTGGTTAGGTGCTCGATTGATGAATGGAAAACAACTGATAACTTCcttcaaaaaaatgaattctttTATATCAAAACACTCGGagttctcaaaaaaataagaaacgcATTGTagcattatttaaaacttttaacaggTTATCTTGATATGACAGTGATGTCATGAATGAACTTaagaaagttttaattttaagtaactCCTAATGATTTAGATTGCGTTATTTCGGAATTTAGCAGTTAGTGAATCAGAGTTTTATGAACCCATTCAAATTAAGTCGTTCATCAACCTTTCACCGActtgttacattaaaaaattaagtttcgaAATTGTAATACGCATTCTGAAAGTTACCTGATTTAACCAAGTCAAAGCAAAAACCATGGATTTTTCATGCATTTACAGAAATATTTTGATAGATTTACTATTTGTGCTTATTCGGCCAACTCCTAAAAGCAATATATGCATAATACATGAATGGCTGGCTAACACAGAAGCCCCGTTTTCAAAAAGTTATGGCTTAACTAACATTGCTTGCGGCGATCGATTTAATTGGCATATAGAAGACTTGATTAAGGCAGCCATTAGTTAGGCAAAAAGAGACACCCATCATTGGTGTTGCCAGGAAGTCGGGTGTTTGCGAAAATGGGATTAGAAATATTGGCTTTTGCAAGTGATAGCgatcaaaaataatagttaacCTTGCCATATATAGCTCAGGGTCTGTTTATTACCCACAACAATGAAAGCAAATTGGGCTTATGCTTGTCTAGGAAATCGCAAGCCCAATTGAGCTTTGggcaatatttttgaaaaaaatggtaaaaatgaAATGTCATGGTGGcaatatttaatgaaattatgtAAAATTCATTTGTCGATTTAGAAAGTAAAGTGTGTGAACCATTTTGGGTGTATCACTTATATGTGAACAAGTGCtcttcaataaaaaatatataatcatctaaaaaatttattttttgagtcGATTTGTATTAGTTCTTAGAGTAACTCTACTCCTATGCAATCGTGACTCACACTCGCAATGTGTCGCCAGCTGTGCGATCTGGGTGTTAacactttttatttacttatttttcgtttgtcaAGCTGACATGCAAGCGTTGCGGGTTTCCAGTTactcgttttaattttaattacatttttcgtACACAATTAGCTAACAAATCAATGAGAAACCGTTAGACAGAAAGAACAAATCGTAAAAAGGAacacaaacacagaaaaattGTATATCAGCAATTGCTCAATCGATTCGatcaaataacaaataacttTGTGCCGAATATTGACATTTCGTAAGCATTTGAAAAGTGAACGCGACAACAACAAACCTAAAAGCAGTGCGTTGGTAAAAATCTTGAACACGTTAAGAATGCCGGCAAGGTTGTCTGCCACGGCAGCTGCTGTTGTGGGCCTCAATCTCAGTCTCAGTCGCAGTCTTAGAACCGATCCTCCGACTGCGTCTCAATCCGAGAGtctaacttaattaaattggatTTTATGTGCCGGATTGGATCGGCCATTTGTGGCCTGACGACCATGGCGAGGTGAGGCTAATCAAATGGCCAAATTGTAGGCGCGTTTTACCATTCAACCGCCAGCCAGGCAAAGTAATGAGCTTTTTGTCGGCTACACGACTCTATTATGATGAACATGGCAATCGTCCAGCGataaatatcaattaaaactCCGTCAAATGGCTCAATGGCAGCAAGAAAAATGGTAAACTAATACCGCAGACATGCTAATGTTTTGCTCTACATTGAGGCTGTGCGTAAACAAAAATGTCACAcgccattaaaaattaatagcatgtttaaaaagcaaaaagccgagcaaaaaaaaaaaaattaacaagcgAGATTAAATAGAGAAAAAGGAGTCAGCCAGACTCGATGCAGTCAAACCGGGTCGATAATACAAAATTTCGGCATTTAATGCTCATGCGACAACGTCAACCCCGAACAAAAATTGAgttaaataaaagaacaaaaacgtGGCACGGacaacttttcaaaaaatgcGTGGTACATTGTTAATACTGATCTtgttttttgctgctgctccggTCCAAAAATGTTGCACAATATTCGtgcgttttcattttcatgcAAAGCAATTGTCAAATGCAACAAagcccaaagccaaaggcCAAAAAATCGATACGGACTCGACTCAAAGCCAAATTTACCACAAGAAAACTCCATTCGCAGTGCTTAGGCGAAATTAATATCAACTGCCCCGCATTTTGACGTTTTCTGGTTTACGTTTATTACTATTAGACTCCTTTGCATTACTTTATTGTATACTCCCTCCCAATTTTGACTTATGCTGAAGGCCTGCCTGATTTGTGTGTGCGGTttgacaaattaaattaattggctAGTAGTGATATGCCAAAGCTGTAAAAGATTGGTCTGCCGAAGGTGCAGCTCCGTTTGGCAAATTGAATAAGTACGTGTAGAAAAAGAAACGACTGCAGATtgagattttattttacatgGGCATGGAAGATCACAGATAGCGGTGTAGGAGTTGTTTTGTGGGGCTCAGCCGTCACTAAACAATTATTGAGTCTTTGCCTAATGGAAGTGAAATGTGTTTTTACTCTGGAGCTGTAAGTGGTTGCATTGGGcttaatagtttaaaatcaAGATAGTCATAAATTAAGAGCTTTTCACAGTAGttaattaaatggtttttgtttatttaaaatacaatctGTATTCATAAAcgatttaaatacttttaacaGGGTTATTACGATGTCATATTATCATTAGCCATATAATTTTAGAGCTTTGTTGTTCTGAACCGTTTGATTTCACTATCTGAGT
This genomic window from Drosophila gunungcola strain Sukarami chromosome 3R, Dgunungcola_SK_2, whole genome shotgun sequence contains:
- the LOC128261529 gene encoding translation initiation factor IF-2-like yields the protein MAFRFIFVFIATIVLAQGSIISPVEQEGLVGVHHSGVVSAGAPVAGVPRGHSAAPQPHRPASGHGPLAGPVGGSRRLSGAGVAGPRSHGGAPRRPSAGAHGRPLGGAAGHGNAHQNRNRNQKPY
- the LOC128252060 gene encoding uncharacterized protein LOC128252060; its protein translation is MASRFIVFFSAIIVLAQGSNVLPIEQEAEVAVHYSVVSSGAPVVVVSQGHPSVHQPQRPIYSHGPVSVPLGGPHRVIGSGLAGPRSYVAAPLRPAPVSYVRPATVVIPAPRVVVGPAVPIRHPHGVAAPIIVGSGHGNVHQIRHHGQKPY
- the LOC128261778 gene encoding uncharacterized protein LOC128261778 — protein: MTSRFVVVLSVLVVLAQGSHISPVEPESPVEAHSAGGVSSGAAISFPEVRPASGSQAQPSAPRPVSAPRPVIAPRPVAAPRLVAASARRQAGSHSRPAVIVNVGRPIGGGVGHAQSRNRIQKPY
- the LOC128260550 gene encoding uncharacterized protein LOC128260550; translated protein: MAFRYVFVISALIVLAQGSYLSSVEHESLAGVHHSGVVSSGAPVVGVPRGHSAAPQSQRPASGHGSISGPVGGSRRLSGAGVAGSRPHGAVRRPSAGAHGRPLGGAAGHGNVHQNRNRKPY